CCATCTGTACGTTTATTGTATTCCATAACATCTGCCATGCAATACACTGGCTCAGAAAAATCAGCTGTTAAATACAGTGCGTCACTAACTTCTTTAATTTTTAAATGGTCTAAAATTTCTTTTGCTCCTTTAGCAACTTTACCTGTACCTGTAAGTAATATTTTAATATTTGGTAAGGTAATTTTATTAAGTGCTGCTTTTACAGCATCTAAATCGCTAAGTGTTTCTACTTTTGGTAAATCAAATAATTCTTCTCGTAAACCTAAAGCTCTAAAACCATTGTATGCTCCTACCAAACCAGCGTAACGACCAAAACCTATTAATCGTGCACCATTTTGTTTTATAATGGTTTCGTGATCATACATTTCAATATTTTTTTCTAACATCGCTTTTAACAGCTTACGATTGTATGGCTGCTTTTTTATGGTATGTGAAAAGAAAAAATATTTTTTCCCAGATATTAAAGCTTCTAACGGAACTTCTTTTACGCCCAACAACACGTCGCAATCAGAAACATCGTTTACAACCTCTATTCCTACATTTTTATATGCTTCATCTTTAAAAACACGAATATCTGAACTTTCTACAACTATTTCTGCAGTTGGGAATTGTTGTTTAAACTCTTGAAGTTTTTCTGGTGAAAAAACCACTCTTCTATCTGGCGGATTCTTGCGTTCTTTGATGATACCGAATTTCATTCTTCTTTTTTGTATAAAATTAAACAAATTAACTACAATTGTTGTAAATTAATACAACGTAGGCGAAAATACTTGATTTAAAAGTATTGTACAAATAGTATTTTCATATATTTGCTCCCCACAATTTTTAGGTTTTAAACAAATGTATTGTAACTATTGTTTTGAAACTTTACGATTTGTGTTCTTTAACATATTTGGGGACGACTGGTTTTGACAGCGAGATCAGCGATAATGTAAGCATACCGAGGAGTGAAGAGACAACTCGTTAAACTTTTTTTCAACTTTTTAAACGGCGAGAATAACTACGCTTTAGCTGCTTAATCCGAATCACAGTAGGATTAGCCTAGGCACACAAGGTGTGCAAGCTTTATGTCCACGGATAGCCTTGATTTACGGCGCTTCACTTTTGGATATCGTAAAAGTAAATATAGAAAACTTGAAACTTCGGCAAGTTTTTGAAACTAAAGAAGATAAGCTATTAACAGAATGTTCTTAATCAGTTACTAGTCGAAAATTAAGAAAGAAATAAGTATGTAGAAAGCATTTGAACTGCTTGTTTGGACCCGGGTTCGATTCCCGGCGTCTCCACAAAGAACCCCTGTAAACTTTATGTTTACAGGGGTTTTAATTTTAAGTTTTCAATTAAAAATAATTTAATTGTTTTAAACACAATTATAAAACAGTGCATTTTTATAGTTAAAACTCCCCTATTACTTAATCTTCAAAAGAGTGACTAAATTCAATCGTAAAATATTTTTTTTACACCAAAAAATCAGCTACAAATACATACATTTGTTGCTCACAAATGTAGCGACATGGAAAATTTATCAAAAAACATCAAACATTTAAGAACTTTAAAAAAGCTAACTCAAGAGGCTTTAGCTGAAGAACTATCAGTAACGCGATCTAGAATAAGTTCTTATGAAGAAAATAGATCTTCACCAACGATTGAGTTTTTAATAGATTTTTCTAAATATTTTAAACTTCCTATTGATATTATTGTTAAAAATGATTTAACCAAAGCCAAAGATGTTTCTTTTATTGAAGTTGGTAACAAGCGAGTATTATTCCCAATAGCAATTGATGATAATAATGAAAATTTAATAGAAGTTGTACCTGCTAAAGCTTCTGCTGGTTATTTGCTAGGTTATGATGACCCTGAATATATAGAGCAACTAGAAAAAATAAAATTGCCTTTTTTACCTACTGGCAAACACCGAGCTTTTCCTATAAAAGGAGATTCTATGCTACCAATGAAGGATGGTTCTTATTTAGTAGCTGAGTTTATTGAGAACATAAAAGAAGCGAAAAGTGGTTATTCTTATATTGTAGTAACTAAAGATGATGGAATGACTTATAAAAGGTTAGAAAATTTAGTTGATGAAAAACAGTCTTTTTTATTAAAACCAGACAACACAAGTTATCAACCTTATGAAGTTCCCGTTTCTGAAATATTAGAATTATGGAAGTTTACATGTAGTATTAATACACAAGAGTATGAAGAGCATGAATTAAAATTAAGCAGCATTATAAATATGTTTAATGAGTTGGGGGTAGAATTAGAAGCGCTTAAAAAATCGATAGGGTAATTTATATTACTTTTTTAATTTATCATTTAAAAAAATTGTTTCCACTGAATTTTCTTTGAATTCGACTATATGTAATAATTCATCTTTTTTATTAGAATATTTCCATATTCCCCTACTATAACCATTTATAAAACCTCCTTCTTTTTCTAAATTCCTACTTTTATAATAAGATTTCCATTTCTCTGATTTTTTACTATCTAAATAATTACCTTTTTTAGCATAATAAAATTATGCTAGTATAAGAAACTTTGGGCAGTTAATAAAGTATTTTTGTTTTTTCTCTTAAATACTTAATTTCATATTTAACGGATTTTGTAAATAAACACAGAACTTTTGATATTGACAAAAAGCTCTATGTTTTTTACATCTTTGCTAGTAATCATTTTATTATATAAAATTCAAATATTATTCAATTAATTGTAATAAGTAATTGTAGGTTTTAGAACCTATAGTATAGGTACGTTTTCCTTCATGATACTTATAATTAATTGTTGCATCTGTCCAAGGTATTATAACTTCATTTTTTTCGTTTATAATAGCACATTTATTATCTTCTGTTCTACAAACTTGAGCAAAACCATGACTAAAATTGTCAGAACCATCCTTTTTATAAATTTCAGGAATTATTATCTTTCCCTCCTTGCTAATATAGCCTGCTTTACTATTACAGGTAATCAGATGTAGGTCTTCTAAATCATTTTTCCAAATTTTGTATTTTATTGGTAAAATAATTTTATTATTTATATCTACAATACCTTGATACCCATTTTTCGTTACAATATACAAGTTGTTATAAAATCGTTCTAATTTATTGTAAATTAATGGAATCGAAAGTTTTCCATTAAGTCCCATTAGTCCAAATAAATTATTTTTTTTCATTTCTAAATCTGAAAATTGCTTATTATATATATCATATATAAAAGGTACTTTTGTTTCACCGTTTTTATCTACAAAACCTATTTTATTATTTTTAATAGCAGATACTATAGGAGCGTATTTAAACCAAGATGTTCTAATATTAGTTAAACCTTTTGTACCTATCTCTTCTCCTTTGTTGTTAATAAAGGTGTATGTTTTATCTTTTTTTTGCGCAATAATATAAAACTCTTCATTATATTTTTCTACTACTATGTCTAAATATTTAAAACCAGAAACATTCTCTTTATTGCTATTAAAAATAGCATAAAAATAATTATCTTCTTCTTCAAGTTCTGCTTTTACCAAATTTTCTGAAAGTGCTTCAACATGAACTACTTTTTTAAAGATTTGTTTTTCTACATTTAAATAATAATATTGTTCAGCCTCATCATTATTATCTTTAGCTAAATAAAAAGTATTTCTTTTATTAAAGCTATCATATTTTAAATACTCAAAATTTGTATCAGGAATTGTAAAAAGTAATTCGTTTTTAGTATTCATCACTAAGGTTTCTACTTTTAGTTCATTCAAATAAAAGGTTGAAGGATATTTATTCCTAGCAATAAAATCGAAATCTAAACTTTCTCTTTCTTTTTCTATATAAAATTTTATTTTATCAATATTACCATGAAAACTATATTGTGAACCATTATGTTTACGATTTAGTAATATAATTTTGTATTTTATTTTTTTTATTTCTTCTTTTATTTTTTGATGATTATCTATATTTTTAATATTTTGATAGGCCTTTTCTAATATTTTTAGAAGCTCTTTATTATATTTTCTAATTGTATTTGGAGAATAATTTCTACTCTTTTTTTTCTTTAATTTTCTGCCATTAGAGTTATAAGCTTCCAATTTAAAAAAATTTACATTCTTATTGTTTTCAAAATGAATATAGTTGTTGCTAATATTCCTTATTATTATACCTTCTTTATTTTTAAGTATTTCTTTTTTAGAAAATACAATTGTATCGTATGATTTAGTGTAGTTAATATTAGCAGTAATTAATAGACTATCTATATATTTTGCTTTACCAAAATTTATATTAAAATAACCAAAATTAAAAAATGCTTCTTTATTAAAGGTTGTATCAATTTTTTGTGTATTCAAATATTTTTTCTTTAAAGTATATATGTCTTTAAATACTTCTTTATCTTCATGAGAGTGTGTGTAGAATCTGTTTTTAGTATCAAATCTAAGATAGATACTATCATTTTTAAAATTCTGAATTAAAAAAGTGCTTTTTTTAAGAGCTTCTACTTGTTTTTTTATACCTTTTAGGTATAATTGAAAAGGAAGACTATATTCTTCCTTTACAAGGCTATCCTTATCAAAGATATATTCTTTTTCATTTGAAATTCCATCCTCAACAGCAGTTATACTTTCTTCAAAATTAGCTTTTATTTCTTTTATTGTAAAATTCTTATAATATTTAAGAACGTTATTTAATTCTATTTTTTCTTTTTCAGTGAGTTTTATTTTTTCAATATCAAAAGTTTCTTCTTTGGTTTCTTGACTACAACTAATATTGAAAATTAATATTATTAATAGGGTAATTATTTGCTTCATTTTACCTAAATTATTTAATTGTGGATTACTGAGTTTAACTATTACCAACATAACTCATAACTACCGTATTTCTCAGTAGTCTCTAAAATAACAATTTTACTATTAGTATATAACTATAAAAGAATTGACTTTAAGTGATAAAAAACTACACCTATCTTTTAAGTACTCAATTTTAAGATACACTCGTTAATAGGAAATGATACTCCATCATTTTATTTTGTAGAATATTTTTAAAAAGGATACCTTTTACATATACCTCCACAACTTCTTACTCAGAACGATAAAAAAGCATGTAATACTTAATCGATTCATTAAGATTATAACATTTAATTTCCTTGGATGTTGTAATCGTTCCTTTTTTGCAACCATGCAAAACCAGACAATAATATGCCTAATCAAAGTAAACAACTATTTTTAACGTATTGGCACTAATTTATCGGAACCTTTTGGTTTGTGCAGAAAAATCTTAAAAGAAGATGTTTTATCATACTCTTTACCTGTTTTAGAACTTATATAGATATAATCAAACCGTAACGCATAACTACCGTATTTTTCAATGCTCTCTAGAGTTACAATTTTACTATTCGCATATAATTGCAGTTTGTAGTTCTCTAAAGGTAAGAATTTTACTGTTGGATCGTCTAAAATGAAGTTATAGCCGCCAGTAAACTTTTTAAATAATTTATCATCATAATATTCAGACTCCGCTTTTTGAAATTCAGATTGGTAAAATAACTGAAATAAAGCTTCACGGTCTTTGCGTTTAGCTATATCAATTACATTTTTATGAAAATTAACCACTTCTTTTTCAAGTACGTCAACATCCATTTCACTAAGGTCTTGGCTCTCTCTCCAACCTGTAAAATCGTAGGGCACAGTAGCCTCAAAAGTAAAACTATCTCGGTATTCTAATTGCCCTGTGGCTATAAATTGTTTTACTCCATTGTTATCAATTATTGGGGTAGTATATTCTTTTATAACTTTATTATTCTTATAATCTTCACTTTTGGCTACTTTTTTTATTTTTATAATGCCACCAAAACCCATTCTAAAAGGTTTGCCTTTAAGCGATTTAAAAACCACGTCTACCTTTTGAGTGCCCGATTTTAAGATATACTCGTTAATAGGGAATGAAACTGCAGAATTTTTATGTTCAGAATATTTTTTAAAGGGTATATCATTAATATATACTTCCATAATTTCTTGTTCAGAACGCTGAAAGTATAAATAGTGCTTTACAGACTTGGCTAGATTATAACGTTTAATTTCGTTAGGGATATTATTAAATTTTTTCTCGTTAGGTCCCATAATAGTTTCTTTTTTGCAATTAATTATTAGTAGTAATGTTAGGCTTAGTAAAACTAACCTTAGGTACTTGGGGGCTTGTAAAAGTTTTATCATTAGGTTTGTTGTCTTTATTTTTTGCTAGATCTTTAAACGTTTTAATAATATACTGTGGTGGTTGTTGGTATGTAAAGCGTTCTAATATTTGTGTTTTAACCCATTCAGCTTCTTCTCCATCTCCTGATGTATACTCTTCTTCAAATGGGCCTAAACTTGCTGAAGCATCAATCTTATACTCACCTTCGGCACCGGTAAAATAATAAATATCTTGCACATATAATCCGTTTTGTTTGTGGTAACCAAAACGCCTTTCAATACCTATAGTGCCCCCAATTTTAAACTCGGCAGCTACCTCGACACTATAAGGTACATCTATCCAAAATAGTTGAAATTCACCTTTTGCCTCAAAATCTAAGTCTAAATCTACAAAACACTTAATATAACTATCATTTTTTACAATATCACCTTCGCGGTATGGTATGCCACTATTACCAGTTTGTTGGCAGGCATTATCGGTTAGTGTAAATTCTTCTGTATAGCTGTTGTATTTTAGGTTAATATCGCTCGAAATTTCGCCTGTAAAAATAGCGATAAGACCTGCGGTACCGCCAGAAAAATCAAACTCAAACTTTTTGGTCATTTCAATACCTAAAAGCGGTTTTGCTTGTAGGGTATATTCTAATACCGTACTTACATTTCCTTTTTCTTCTTGCTGGCGATACATCCCATAATTAACACATAATTTAGGATAAATAAGCTTTATATCATTTTCTTTAGAAAACTTTTTCCATTTACTTCTTACCTTTTGTGTTTTTTTAGCAAATCTACCTAATTTGCTTTGCAAACTTTTACCACGAGTAAGATATATAAGTAATAACTCTATAGCTAATGGTAATAGTGCAATTTGCAACATTTGATAATATAGTATTGCCTTATACGGGTACATTTGAGCATAGTTAATTTCTTCGCTATCAGCAAGCATATGAAATCCTATTTTTTGCGTTGTAGATGGGCTGTTTAAAAAATTATCTATAATACCCATAACTTCATTATCTAGCTTGTCTTTTTTTCCTAATGCGGTTACAATAGTTTTAAAAGGTTCGTAAAGCCATTCCCTTATAAACTTTTTAGCGCTATCTAATATATCTGCATCCATAGATAACAGTGCTACTTCTTTATCTTGAAAATAAAGTTCTTGTGCTGCATCATACATATAATGGTAAACAAACACTGCATCTGGGTACACTTTAAATACAGGTGTACGTACATAACGGCAACTTTGTATTACGACAGGCAAGTACTCTGGTTTTATTTGAAAACTTAAATATTTTAATAAAAACGTATGCTCGTTATAGGCATCATACGGGTAAGCAAGTTTAAATGTAAGTGTTTCTTCGCTACGGGTACCTTTTTCTTCAAAAATTTCGGTATCAAAAAAACGGTTATGGTCAAACAATTGCCATTTTTCTTTGTTCGTGTTTGCATTAGAAATACTTACCTTATTTCCTTCGTTTTTTTCTTTATCATAATCGGGTACAATAAAGGTATTGTTTTTATGCGATTTACCTCTGGCTGTAGCATTATCAAAACCTGCTTCTTGGCATTCTACAGTTTTTACTTCAGCCAGACTAATGGTAATTTCGTGCACATTATTTTTATTACCTGCTACATATTCTAGTATTTCGGTTTTTTTGTCAGTAGTAAGGTTTCCATTTTTTTCTTGTTTTAATAAGTGGTATGGGCTACCTTCTGTACCGTCTTCTATTTTTATAGCTTCAAACCTACATTCTTCAAACTTTTGGGTTACTAGTGTAGCTTCTTGTATTTCGGCTATTTGTGGCACCCACTCTTGTTCTTCTTCATCTATACTCCACTCGTCTTTATAATTTATTGTAAAGGTTATTTCTTTAACTTTTTGCTTAGCCCTATCTGTAGCAAATTCTGAGCTTGTAAATTCTAAAGGCATTATTTGTAAGCGCATTGTAAAATTTCTTGGGCTTCCTTTTTCATCTTTAGAGTCTCCTACCTCATGCCCTATTTCGTTTATCCAATCAGGCTTTAAATGAACTTCTTTTATAGCGTATAAATTTTGAAACGCACTAGTTGAGTTTTTGTAATCATCTTCACTTAAAGTATCTTTATAAACTTCAATTTTGGTATCGTTATCTATAATTGTTAACGCTATAGGAAAACTTATATTTTGAGTATGTATGCTTATATGTATATCTAAAATATCGCCATAAGCCAACTCTTCGGGTATATTTGTAATGGTTTTCTGTACAACATTCTTTATCTTCTTTTCTTGTTCTGTACGTTTTTTAGCGAAAAAATGTAATATTTGAATGCTGTCAACAGCTGCTATAATAAAACCTTGATTTTTACTTGCATTCTTATTGGTTGACTTACTCTCTCCCCATTCTGGCAAGAAATTAAAGGCTTCTAACCAAAAGGCTTGTCCTATATCTTTTGCTTCGAGTCGCAATTCGAAAGTTAAATAGGTAAATACTCCGTATTTATCAACCTCAAATGTTTTAAGATAATTAACACCTACACCTTTGGTCATGGTATCAGTTAAAGGGTTAAAACTTCCATCATCTATTTGGTTTTGACTTAACCTATTTATGTAACTATGAATAGGTTCTTTTGCTACCTTACCGTTTAAAGGCATCCAACCAGTTGGTTTTTTAAAATTTTTAAGTGGCTGCAAAGCTAAAAACACCCGTTCGGCAGTTGCCTTAAAGTTTTTAGCGGTGTGTACTTTAAATTTAAATGAGGTGGTTGCTCCTACAGGTATATAAAAGGCTTGTATATTCGCTGTTTTTTGCCACTTTACACCATTGCTTTTACCTTCAAAAAAATCTATATGTGTTTGCTGACTTCTAATTTTCCCTACAGGAATAAGTTCTTTTTTTGCTGCCATAATTATCTTAGTATACTTTGTGCTATGCCATTTGTATCATCTGCTGCCAATGGATTTATTTGATCCATAACCTCTTCATCGGCTTCTTCTTCATGTTGCTGGGTGGCTTCGGCTGTTTGCCCGTGAAATGTAATACTTATACAAGGAGCTCCTCCTATTGGGCAAGTAGCTTTACTGTCTTCTAAAATAGGGTTTCCACCGTTATCTAATGTTACTTTATCGTAAAACCCTCCCCACTCTGTAACCATAGATTGGCATGGTTTGTAGCCTCCTGGAGTTGGTTGCATTTTGCATTGCCCAAAGGTTTTTTTCTCAAATGGTTGCCCTAGATCCATGGTAGACACAATCATCTTTTTTTCACCATCGGCATCGTTTACATATTGCTTGTGCTGACTTATCGATATTATTTTATCTGGCATGGTACCAAATTGGCACTCACACTCTGCTTCTTGACATACTATTGCTTTTCCCATAGTTCATTTTTTTATTTTTTATTTCCAAAGTTGGTACCACTTCTTTTCAGAATTCTCATCAAAATACATTCCCTTTTGCTTTTCATAGGCTATTTGTTGTGCAACAGTTTTATCCATACTCTCTTGCCAAATAGCTTTAAATTGTATCGTTTTATCTACATTGTTCTGTACATAATTAAAGGTACCAT
This genomic stretch from Tenacibaculum sp. Bg11-29 harbors:
- a CDS encoding WG repeat-containing protein; translated protein: MKQIITLLIILIFNISCSQETKEETFDIEKIKLTEKEKIELNNVLKYYKNFTIKEIKANFEESITAVEDGISNEKEYIFDKDSLVKEEYSLPFQLYLKGIKKQVEALKKSTFLIQNFKNDSIYLRFDTKNRFYTHSHEDKEVFKDIYTLKKKYLNTQKIDTTFNKEAFFNFGYFNINFGKAKYIDSLLITANINYTKSYDTIVFSKKEILKNKEGIIIRNISNNYIHFENNKNVNFFKLEAYNSNGRKLKKKKSRNYSPNTIRKYNKELLKILEKAYQNIKNIDNHQKIKEEIKKIKYKIILLNRKHNGSQYSFHGNIDKIKFYIEKERESLDFDFIARNKYPSTFYLNELKVETLVMNTKNELLFTIPDTNFEYLKYDSFNKRNTFYLAKDNNDEAEQYYYLNVEKQIFKKVVHVEALSENLVKAELEEEDNYFYAIFNSNKENVSGFKYLDIVVEKYNEEFYIIAQKKDKTYTFINNKGEEIGTKGLTNIRTSWFKYAPIVSAIKNNKIGFVDKNGETKVPFIYDIYNKQFSDLEMKKNNLFGLMGLNGKLSIPLIYNKLERFYNNLYIVTKNGYQGIVDINNKIILPIKYKIWKNDLEDLHLITCNSKAGYISKEGKIIIPEIYKKDGSDNFSHGFAQVCRTEDNKCAIINEKNEVIIPWTDATINYKYHEGKRTYTIGSKTYNYLLQLIE
- a CDS encoding NAD(P)-dependent oxidoreductase; protein product: MKFGIIKERKNPPDRRVVFSPEKLQEFKQQFPTAEIVVESSDIRVFKDEAYKNVGIEVVNDVSDCDVLLGVKEVPLEALISGKKYFFFSHTIKKQPYNRKLLKAMLEKNIEMYDHETIIKQNGARLIGFGRYAGLVGAYNGFRALGLREELFDLPKVETLSDLDAVKAALNKITLPNIKILLTGTGKVAKGAKEILDHLKIKEVSDALYLTADFSEPVYCMADVMEYNKRTDGKVGERFAFYKDPSGYESNFMPYAKVTDFFIAGHFYGDGAPYFFTKENAKQDGFRIKYIADISCDVNGPIPSTIRSSTIADPIYGYNPKTGDEVDFRDEKAITVMAVDNLPCELPKDASEGFGEMFLEHVIPSFYNNDKDGILERSKMTTNKGKLTKRYLYLQDYVDGKE
- a CDS encoding LexA family transcriptional regulator; this translates as MENLSKNIKHLRTLKKLTQEALAEELSVTRSRISSYEENRSSPTIEFLIDFSKYFKLPIDIIVKNDLTKAKDVSFIEVGNKRVLFPIAIDDNNENLIEVVPAKASAGYLLGYDDPEYIEQLEKIKLPFLPTGKHRAFPIKGDSMLPMKDGSYLVAEFIENIKEAKSGYSYIVVTKDDGMTYKRLENLVDEKQSFLLKPDNTSYQPYEVPVSEILELWKFTCSINTQEYEEHELKLSSIINMFNELGVELEALKKSIG
- a CDS encoding DUF4280 domain-containing protein, which translates into the protein MGKAIVCQEAECECQFGTMPDKIISISQHKQYVNDADGEKKMIVSTMDLGQPFEKKTFGQCKMQPTPGGYKPCQSMVTEWGGFYDKVTLDNGGNPILEDSKATCPIGGAPCISITFHGQTAEATQQHEEEADEEVMDQINPLAADDTNGIAQSILR